A stretch of DNA from Acidobacteriota bacterium:
GCGGTGATGAAGGCTCGCGGGTCATTCACGGCGGCCTTTCGCAAAAAGACCGCGGTATTTCGTTCGACCTTCGCTAGTTCGGAGTCCGGCGGAGTCACGGTCGTTCCGGTTGGGGCCGAGCCCGGCCCGGTGCCCGGAGTGGACGTTGTTCCGGGGTTGCCGGTGGTCGGCCGCGTTGTTGGCGATGAACTCGAACCCGGCCCGCCGATGTCGTCGTTTGAACCTGATGGCGAATCGTCGCCAATATCATCTGCAAAAGGGTCGTCGGTATCGCGGGAGATATCGCGGCTCGCTTGCCCGCTGGTGCTCCAGAGATACAACCCGCCGCCGACGAAGACGAGCAGGAGGACGGCTGTAAGCGGAGCGAGGACGGCGAGCCAGACCAAATTGCTGCCGCCCGAAGCGGACGATCCCGCGGCACCCGCCGAAGCGGCAACGGGCGGAGCCGCCGGTTTTGGCTCTTCCTTTGGAGCGGTAGATGGCAATTCGGCCTTGATCTCAAGTGAATCACCGAGGCCGATAGTATCGCCATTCTTGAGCCCTGTCGGTTCACTAAGCAAAACCCCGTTGACCTTCGTCCCGAACTTCGAACCGAGATCCTGGATAACGTAAACCGTACCGAAGCGTTCGATCCGGGCATGCTCTCGTGAGACGCCCGGAGCAGACAAAACAAGGTCGCACGACGAGTGCCGGCCGAGAGTGAACTTGTCAACCCCGACCGTTGCAGAGCGGTCCTTGCCGTCATGGTCCTTATAATCGAGCCGAAGGTCGCTCATCGTTCGTCCGGGCCTAATTCGAATAGGTCGAAAGCGGCTGAAGCTTCAGGCCGAAGTCTTGCGGATACTCGCCAACGATAGCGGCGGCAAAGAACTTGGGCACGTACTTGAAATTCTCCGATTGAAATTGCTTAGAGAGCATGTCGCTTTTTGAGATCAGGGTCCAGAAATCACGAGGGACACCGGAGCCCGATTCGAGAGCCTTGACGAGGTTCGAACTCAAGCCACCTTCGCCGCTGTTGTAAGAACCGATCGCAAGGGGGACACTCGCCGGCCCGGTGCCGTACCTCGCCGTCAATGCCTTCATGTATGAGGCGGCGGCTCGTGCCGAGGGTTCCGGTTCGCAGCGTTCATCGGGATTTGAGGGCGAGGCGCCGCTGATGGTTTTAAGGCCGTGATTTTCGCCGGTCGCTTTTGTGAACTGGAACATTCCGAGCGGGCCGGTCGGGCTTTGCAGGCAAACACAATGTTCCGACTCGATCATTGCAAGGTAAAGCCCGATCCGCGGGTCGATCCCGCGGGCGTTAAAGGCCCGGACGATGAACGGCGCGTTCTTGCTCGCACGTTCATAGGTCGCCTGCAGATTATCGCCAAAGCGGCACCCTCCGAGCGGCTTAACATTGATCCGCTTGGCGAAGGCATCGGTAAAGACCTTGATCCGCTCGACGGCTTCGGGAGGTATCTGATCGCTCGAGCTGTTTCCGATAGCTGTTGCGATCCGCATCGAGCGTTCGGCTACATATTTGCGCTTTTCGGCGTCAGTAAGGTCAAGGTAACGCTTTCCGGGCGGAATAACGGGCGCCTCCGGTTTCGACGGTTCGGGAGTCTTGATATTGAGCGGCTCACTTGAGTCAGGGTCGGTGGACGTCGTTGAGTTCGTCGATGAGCTTCCGGAATTTGACGGCCTATCGCTGGTATTCTTCGAGTCGCTGTCACGGGTGCTCCGCGGCTCAGAATCGGAAAACTCAATGTCGTCATCGGCCCGTACAACTGAAGGTTCGCCAAAGCCGAACACTTTATATGCGATCAGTGCGAACGACACGGTCACGATCATGAACGCGAATCCGATCATCGCTATCGGCACAATGCCAATGCCGGACGGGACGTCCGAGGCTGCGATGATTCCTTCACCCGAAGCGGCCGCCGCCCGAGCGGGTTCGGCAGCCTTTGATGCGGCTTGGATCTCGACGCTGATCTGAGTTTCGTTACCGATCTTGATGCGGTCGCCATTCGCGAGTGGCTTGCCGACCGGCGGCACGGCCTCGCCATTCACAAATGTGCCATTCG
This window harbors:
- a CDS encoding transglycosylase SLT domain-containing protein gives rise to the protein MLEVRLNCKGPDGNRTVSVAEGRISFGRGSDADERFEDNGLSRLHATVYREGDRVWIVDDNSANGTFVNGEAVPPVGKPLANGDRIKIGNETQISVEIQAASKAAEPARAAAASGEGIIAASDVPSGIGIVPIAMIGFAFMIVTVSFALIAYKVFGFGEPSVVRADDDIEFSDSEPRSTRDSDSKNTSDRPSNSGSSSTNSTTSTDPDSSEPLNIKTPEPSKPEAPVIPPGKRYLDLTDAEKRKYVAERSMRIATAIGNSSSDQIPPEAVERIKVFTDAFAKRINVKPLGGCRFGDNLQATYERASKNAPFIVRAFNARGIDPRIGLYLAMIESEHCVCLQSPTGPLGMFQFTKATGENHGLKTISGASPSNPDERCEPEPSARAAASYMKALTARYGTGPASVPLAIGSYNSGEGGLSSNLVKALESGSGVPRDFWTLISKSDMLSKQFQSENFKYVPKFFAAAIVGEYPQDFGLKLQPLSTYSN
- a CDS encoding FHA domain-containing protein, producing the protein MSDLRLDYKDHDGKDRSATVGVDKFTLGRHSSCDLVLSAPGVSREHARIERFGTVYVIQDLGSKFGTKVNGVLLSEPTGLKNGDTIGLGDSLEIKAELPSTAPKEEPKPAAPPVAASAGAAGSSASGGSNLVWLAVLAPLTAVLLLVFVGGGLYLWSTSGQASRDISRDTDDPFADDIGDDSPSGSNDDIGGPGSSSSPTTRPTTGNPGTTSTPGTGPGSAPTGTTVTPPDSELAKVERNTAVFLRKAAVNDPRAFITAEHAQRVSAKIREVAGSPALAANLESARKNSSAIASLASANGLKPHFLAAAAVNKLGNSRGDVLQTAQGMVEVLSKLNAQIGSERSDDAVLLIAAYDQGVAGEFLKMRNMIQKLPSEFPESSREIRSIWFLEQKQKITKTEFDRALRFLAVGTVMQNPKDFGVNSEPLGD